The Fusarium fujikuroi IMI 58289 draft genome, chromosome FFUJ_chr05 DNA segment AGGACGGCTTCAACGTACGTTCATGGTTTGGTTGTAAAGCATCCTGGATAAGAAGGCATCGCGAGCACCCTAGGTCAATCTCAGCGTTTCATCCAGAGGTCCGAGCCTCTAGAGAGGGCTTACATGAGGTGAGCTTATTGACCAAGCCATAAGTAGCAAGGCTGCCGACGCGAGACGCTCAACAAGCTGCGCCGACCCCTCTGAGCCGAATGATGGTGTCGCTAATTGAGAACAGCACTTCTCCGTAGCTGCCTGTACATAGTCAGCATGGGTCTTCATTCAGACACGGATGGCAGTAACATTACTGGCAAATAGTGTGCTGTGAAAGGCTTCACATATGAAGAGTCCAGAATGGCTAGTCCAAGAAGACACAAGGAGAAGACAACTGAGTTAGATGCCGATTTTGCTGAGAATGTGGGTTGGTGTATAAATGGTACAAGGGAATGAGGCTGTCGAAATGCGATAGTGAGGCCGAGATTTAGTAGTCGCGTCGGTAGAAAGTCAACGCTGGACCCAAGTGAGCCGAACTCACGGATGAGGTCCTGTCTCTTTTCTTCGTCCATTCCCCATCTCGATTCATTCTCGGTACCGATGGTAGAGCTCGGCGATGATTGCGAAATAGAGACATCTGTGAAGATGCCATCACCCCGGTAGTTCACCACGTCCGCCCAGACTTTGGAAGCAATCTGACTTGCCGAGTGCGTTCGGTTTCGGGGCCATAGCGCAGCTACCCTGGCGAAGCGCTCCAGTGGAATGCTGCTGACAGGGTCGACACTATTACTCGAGGCTTGCGAGCCACGGATGCCGGGTGAAGTCTCGCCAAGACTAAAATCGAGAAAGTCTAGATGGCTAAGGTTCGGTTGTAAGAATTCCAAAGCACCAGCATAATGCAACAAATCTGTGTTGCTCAATGACGCGAGGGCTGCCTCGTTATTTCCCCAAAGGGCTGCCGAGGTAGCAGTGTGAGAATGAAACACATTTGCCCTTGTACTCAACGATACTCCAGGACTGAGAAATTCGGCATTGGCGGTGAATAAGGTAGGGGTCGCTGTCTCCAGTGTTGTCTCTACCATATGATGCGAGAAGCTCATCGGCGATAGTTCATTATCATGCTGACCAATAGCAGGGGAGTGATTCGCTGGCCGTCGATCATCGAAAGAGTCTTCCAAAGCCAGCTTCGCTGATTCAGTCGGTTGTTCGTGGAGAGCTTGCAGCATTGATACCGTAGCCAGTGCATCAAGATCAGATGTTGCAAACTGTGCCATCGAATCATCAACAGTTACAGAACTATCCtcctgttgctgttgatgtccACTATCGCGCATACGATTATTCTCTTGCTCATCCGTCCCGCCTTCTGAACCTTCTTCCGGCTCCGGCGGAGGTATTGAGCACACGTTTATGGAATCGGCCAGGACACTTTGTCGGCGCTGTCGGCTCTTCTCGTTCGCTGAGACATCGGATCGTCGGCGCTCTCTTTGTGAAGTGTCGCTGTTAGGGTGAAAGTATCTAACGTGGCGAAGGAGGACATCGCTATGGCCGTCAATACCAGTGGTGACAGAGACTAGAGATGGCTTCTTACCTCCGTGCATAGCCGCGACCGCATGTATCGCATCGATATGGCTTCTCCCCTGTATCTAAGCATGGGTTAATTTGGCAATTGAAATGGTTCCATGTGGGGATGATCTTACGAGAACGCTCGTGGCGGAGAAGATGCTCTGTTTTGTGGAATGTTCGATGACAGTATGAGCAGCCTTTCATGGTCCTAAAGACGCGCAGTTGGCATTGGATAAAGATCTCAGGTAAGAAACACGAGTCCTAAACAATTCCGCGAGGTAAAATGAACACTCTAAACATGTCAAGGGCCATGAATAATGCTCTGAAGCTGCGGCTCCGCTGGTGCAGTCGCGACAATGACGAAATCTGGGGTTGTCGCGGGGTAAGAAAACATCAATCTCTCACCTATTGTTTCTGTCTCACATGCAAGGCATCTAACCAACCCCTGAGAAAGAGAAATGCGGTCTgggctctgctctgctctgcacCTGGTACCGCTTCATCTGCCGAAGCAGATCGACAAGGTCAAACGGAAGATCCGGGGTACATGGATTACAGAGGCTCGGCCTTTCCAAAGCAGCCAATCATGTAGTGTCTAGTTGAGTAGATGACCTCTACCCCGCAATCCTGATGATAGAGTTTAATAACAGTTTCGATAGCTCGGTTACACGGGCGCTGGTTCAGAATTACTTACCCTGGATCTATGTGGGGCTTTTCATGACCATGGCTGCCTGTATGTGGGACAACATATCATAATAAGATGGACCAGCATATCTAACATGGGATAGCATACAACATAAAATTACAATGAAAGGAGTGAGTAGAAATTCATATTTATAGATGGTAATCTAAAGCCCAACCAGATCCTGGTTGTACCTACTTAGTTGTACTGAGACAAAAACGCTTCCGCACTCTCAAGCTCTCTTTTGATAGCTTGAACATGAGCTGCACTTCGCGgcttaatattaactttgTAGGGTAATGGACACACCAAGTTCGCCGATGTATATGCATCTTGATCCAGCGGTTTAACCTTGCCGGTTACAGGATCTATTGGTTCAGAGAATTCAAACGCCCACAGTAGCTTCGCAGTGATTCGCCACATACTGCGCTCGGCCAGATGGATTCCGGGGCAGATACGTCGTCCAGCACCATACCCATAGTGATGTAAAGGTACAAGTTAGCGAGTCGCTCTATATGTTATTATTGAGGGGTGGACTTATCTCGTTTCTCATAATCTGGACCTACTGCGTATTCGTTTGCTAGCTTTGTATGAGACAGATAGCGGTCAGGGTCGAAGGTGTCATGACTGCCATAGTAATCCTTGTCGTGATGCATAGCCCATACTCCGACGAAGATAGTACTTCCCTTAGGGATCAACATTCCATCGTAGTAGTCATCTATCAAAAGGTTAGTTACCGCGCAAACACTCCAGTCCAACCTAGTAGACTTACCCTTGGTAACGGTATGAGGCAATCCTAGATCGGAACTATACCAATGTTTAGTAAGCACTCTGATAAAGAAGATACCAACCCCAAGGTAAACTTACGTTGGCCTCCACCGCAAACCCTCCTTGACGATAGCATTGACATAAGGCATCTTCGCAAAATCCGAAAAAACAGGCGCTCGTTCCGTACCGCAAACAGCATCAATCTCCACTCTCGCTTTCTCCTGAAACTTGGGATATttcgccaaagccaagatcaaagtgAGAATTTGGTTCGCCGTGGTATCAGCACCTGCTTCCATCAACTCGCCAAAAAGGTTGTTGAAGGCGTGCTGCGACATGGGCCAACCGTTCTTTTCATACTCATCCAACTTCATATCGATCATACACTCTCGACGATCACCTCTTGCTCGTCGATCATCGACCATTGCTCGTGCTTGGCTCCAGACTTTATCCATGTGATCTCGCATCTTGTAGACGCGGGACTTCCATTTTCCGGGGATGTACCAGAGCCATGGGATTAGGTCGACGGGAGGTGTCGCACCGGGTTCGATCGCCCCGAGCCACTATAAGCAGAGTTAGACATATAGAGATGAGAAGTAAAAGCCTGATTCACCTTTTCAATCATGGCGGAGACATCTTTGTACCAGAATGAGTCCAGAGTGGTCGCTCGGAAGCCCCAGGCCAGAATAGCAGCCACAGAAGAGGCGTAGAGGCGTGAATATGAGTAGAAGTTGCTAGGATCATCCAAGAGACGGTTCATCAAGATAACAGCCCTAGAGAACGTCAGGTCAGCTCTCATTCACTCCATCAAGGTACAAGACTACCTACTCAGTCTCTTGAACCCTGAAATGCTTCTCATCCAAAGACTTAGGGTTCAAATTGCGCGTCACAACAgttctcttttctcgccAAGATGGACTCTGACACTCCATGGTCATATGATCACCTCTCGTAATGAAGAGCGGGACGATGTTTGGAGGCCGGTCTGAGTAGATGCTTCCCTTCttatcgagaagctcatgGACGGCTTTGCGGTCACAGATCACAATGATATTGCCAGAACCAATCTTGAGAGAGAAGATTTTGCCGTACTGCAGAGACCATTCCATGAACCTGGGAATTGTTAGCGACAACTTGACCCGTGTAATTCAAGTTTTCTTACTTCTTTCCGAGGCCGGTGGTTGGAATCATGTGCATGTTGCCGAGAATCGGGACCGTAGGAGGCCCCGGAGGCATTCGAGGATCCCGTCTGCCAATCCGGAGCAGCCAATACACCGTTAGAGCGACCACGGCACCTACAAGACCGTATATGAAAGTGGGGGAGGCCATGTTGATTCCTGTGTCTCGTCTCTCGCTATGCGTAAAATGCGGTTGCTCACAGATATGGCTATGAAACAGAAATGATCACCATGTTCGAGTCAATCTGGGTTGGGGAAGCTTATACAGAAAACCCCCTCATGTTCTTTGGCCTCGAGCTACAGAAGAAATCCAGACCCAGATTAGCCGATGTTAGTGTACACTATCTCTGCGTTTTGGGACCTCCGAAGTTGGTGCGAAGCTTCGGCTTGAGCTATCGAGTTAGACACTAACCAAGTCTGCCACTTTGGTGCTTCCCCGCAGTTTCCAGTGGCTATACAGCGCTGATGGCCGGTAGCTATAGCCTATGATTATGATGCATATGGGTACAGAGCATTGAAATGATAAGATATGGAATcaaattactacttaattgcATGCTTA contains these protein-coding regions:
- a CDS encoding related to O-methylsterigmatocystin oxidoreductase is translated as MASPTFIYGLVGAVVALTVYWLLRIGRRDPRMPPGPPTVPILGNMHMIPTTGLGKKFMEWSLQYGKIFSLKIGSGNIIVICDRKAVHELLDKKGSIYSDRPPNIVPLFITRGDHMTMECQSPSWREKRTVVTRNLNPKSLDEKHFRVQETEAVILMNRLLDDPSNFYSYSRLYASSVAAILAWGFRATTLDSFWYKDVSAMIEKWLGAIEPGATPPVDLIPWLWYIPGKWKSRVYKMRDHMDKVWSQARAMVDDRRARGDRRECMIDMKLDEYEKNGWPMSQHAFNNLFGELMEAGADTTANQILTLILALAKYPKFQEKARVEIDAVCGTERAPVFSDFAKMPYVNAIVKEGLRWRPTSDLGLPHTVTKDDYYDGMLIPKGSTIFVGVWAMHHDKDYYGSHDTFDPDRYLSHTKLANEYAVGPDYEKRDKSTPQ